In the Wyeomyia smithii strain HCP4-BCI-WySm-NY-G18 chromosome 2, ASM2978416v1, whole genome shotgun sequence genome, one interval contains:
- the LOC129721874 gene encoding uncharacterized protein LOC129721874: MQSLEPASCQEADYMLNDAYCKLRKSPSRQQTLLIDPPPQYPSLPSPILNDSTPLFNTSSSSSATSPLPSSSSYATLSGIQSTSPPATLLATSSSSLSSSCHGPGSSGSVSHLSYKSVGGSVNNLSLSNHHHHHIDKRGATDSGYISSSPSKKSKLSSLAGSLSSSVSAGSSSINSSSTGASNYAGHYHGAGSSNSSGGSSHPYGSAASPSSASLGIVAGSSSSIGGSSNASGKFNIHDKLRELFLELLAEDNTETNRLNLRNTSFLLEKLVLRENLNTLILNLYPGNKGYSLAFRRGTEQSSDGGRNISKSGAIQSERAGSPLPGFATLDINSEQLQETIRWPYEEEELLECIDREELPLVLVDMFETKCPGLFYSGCVIAEIRDYRQSFPIFTCDTYHVLLKPTNQTLLADVNLLTAEGDWSPEEKLALESQLVLATAEPLCLDPNPEVGIMAINQQHRRHIFNTTPIRRQAKKFSQVAINRKRKTDQFTHSFGLELSDFMTKYRAKPRQYAATKRSVVSFTLPKKPSDVSSTVRVPNLELPELSVPSEVNVEKFARKYDGPKESRDCIPQLIEEYILETDRVVSRGDTRTYHIKLSIFQRPSNSEYLGELYVDRDYRENERNGEACQFTLGTRAHAHRYIQQFTEIFTEEGRKSVKITHLVPGQMPKVLHTAGMREQSVQQQQQQQQQQQQQQHQQIQQQQAIQQQQQAHIQQQAHIQQQISQIQQQLQSHPTHALMRLQATNPTLVSQIASAGGNITINATNPSTLPGNQQQQQQQTQVIQQQHPQIITAGPSTNIITIGGATLQQHPQQQQIHIQQQQLPNQHQQQLQQIFTTCDTSTNSAQQQQQQQSIGTTVTLQQSQTQQQQQQQQVQQIHAQSHQPQQQTLSLSNGSLLLVQPTGQISNLTATSNHQTGSAGNTTQSIQGFTFTSSPQTATIINQGVATGTTSTTANRVPLLVRLENKASQQLQQQQQQQQQQQQQQQQTQHVQSQQQNQSTTTTIHTNNPEINAIALSIMNSANQFRQQQQQQQQQQQQQQQQQQQQQQQQQQHAVKSNSNAAIISLLNSAPAAMTNSSVLSSSLTIPVGKAGSDLHQQQTNQQQQQQQQQQQQQHTVHHHQVTGTTTISGSAAAALFNSVGGRKIQIQQTSGGQRILNHANLIAVSSNPSNGGMGQTQLINIQSAPSASAGGGDQQQAQPQQQQQIQQQVQPSSIRVTMSALASQLASPPAILTTSNLPQSFNVVAATGNASAQSFNNANNNATSKLIINSTNQRILNINTNSANNSSAAAAVAAALGGAIRRVNSAGSDGSGSIQLQIQGADGIRRITTGSGGGNDIQLQIQGISSPGSDHSNASSSASMNTAASGTLTGSGSATTATGSTGNIIFNNMSGLSALLATTTSPSPQQTAANAAAVATVDNSSTLTSNLGSNSSSSNNSNNNSALIERLTSSSNINLTNNLSTASPGLQFTIPSPKTPQQQQSQQQHLQIQSPSSSISPLSSPPPSVTLHPQQQQQQQQQQQIQTQQTVQQQQQQHQQVQHHHQPQQTTVNLQGLNFASLHGAMASIPGLQNVQVQIPGLAQPISLSLSSAPSASATSVLNASNNNSASGAAGHHQTTSLLVSVPVSSAGGNNAAQLSALNAAAGNTGVAGSTGGTTVGGTNILSANSQGTTQTVVLANPQTSGGGSSLLSLPIAQIVTSGMKGLNQQSLRAGTPLTVNAGQPGQQIQLLNISQRPRSGQLPVVTSVSTPITAKQIAARVAQQRAMPGSTLKIATPISASHHAQQLGQTLNVTTSAAPNQLVMTTKQLQLKLQQQHLQQQQHHQQVQPPQIIATSNQPATTQIHIQQHQQLAQAQQHLQQQQQQQQQTQQISIINSSVVSPLPLPTITPPPPPAPQSTAHHQSVVNALAGKNRRRSAADMNK; this comes from the exons ATGCAAAGTTTGGAACCTGCATCATGTCAAGAAGCTGAT TACATGTTGAACGATGCTTACTGTAAGCTAAGAAAATCTCCCTCACGACAGCAGACGTTGCTAATCGATCCACCGCCGCAGTATCCAAGTCTACCTAGTCCTATTCTGAATGACAGCACGCCGCTGTTCAataccagcagcagcagtagcgccACCAGCCCGCTGCCGTCATCATCCTCGTATGCCACGCTGAGCGGCATACAGTCTACTTCCCCGCCGGCAACGCTTCTAGCGACCTCTTCTTCGTCGTTATCGTCCTCATGCCACGGTCCCGGCAGCAGCGGGTCGGTTTCGCATCTGTCGTATAAGTCCGTTGGAGGTTCGGTTAACAATTTGTCACTCAGcaatcaccatcatcatcacatCGATAAGAGGGGAGCGACTGATTCCGGCTACATCAGTAGCTCCCCGTCGAAAAAGTCGAAACTATCTTCCTTAGCCGGATCTCTATCGTCATCGGTATCTGCAGGGTCTTCGTCAATCAACAGTTCTTCCACGGGCGCTAGTAATTATGCCGGTCATTATCATGGAGcaggcagcagcaacagcagtggTGGCAGCAGCCATCCTTACGGCTCGGCTGCTTCTCCTTCGTCTGCTAGTCTTGGAATTGTCGCCGGATCATCGTCGTCGATTGGTGGAAGCTCCAACGCTTCCGGCAAATTCAACATCCATGACAAACTTAGGGAATTGTTTCTTGAATTACTAGCTGAGGACAATACTGAAACTAATAGG CTTAACTTAAGGAATACGTCTTTTCTGTTGGAGAAGTTGGTGTTACGAGAAAATCTCAACACCTTGATCCTAAATCTCTATCCCGGCAATAAAGGATATTCATTAGCATTTAGAAGAGGAACTGAGCAATCAAGTGATGGAGGGCGAAAT ATCTCAAAAAGTGGTGCTATACAGTCGGAGCGTGCCGGGTCACCTTTGCCAGGCTTCGCAACGCTTGACATTAACTCAGAACAACTCCAGGAGACGATCCGATGGCCGTACGAGGAGGAAGAGCTCCTGGAATGCATCGATCGGGAGGAGCTTCCGCTCGTTCTAGTTGATATGTTCGAGACTAAGTGTCCTGGGCTGTTTTACTCGGGTTGTGTGATTGCTGAGATTCGGGACTATCGGCAGTCATTTCCGATATTTACCTGTGATACGTACCACGTGCTGTTGAAACCAACGAATCAA ACCTTGCTGGCCGACGTTAATCTGCTTACGGCGGAAGGTGATTGGAGTCCAGAAGAAAAGCTTGCGCTGGAGAGTCAGCTGGTTTTGGCGACAGCCGAGCCACTCTGTTTAGACCCAAATCCCGAGGTGGGCATAATGGCCATTAACCAGCAGCATCGACGTCACATTTTCAACACGACACCGATTCGACGGCAGGCGAAGAAATTCTCCCAAGTCGCCATCAACCGGAAAAGGAAAACAGATCAGTTTACTCATAGTTTTGGTTTGGAATTGAGCGATTTTATGACAAAGTACAGAGCTAAACCACGCCAGTACGCGGCTACCAAGCGCAGTGTAGTGAGTTTCACACTGCCGAAAAAGCCGTCAGATGTAAGCTCAACGGTTCGGGTACCTAATTTGGAGTTACCGGAGCTGTCGGTCCCGTCAGAGGTGAATGTGGAGAAATTTGCTCGCAAATACGATGGGCCAAAGGAAAGCCGTGATTGCATTCCACAGCTTATCGAAGAGTACATCCTGGAAACGGACCGAGTAGTTAGCCGGGGAGATACGCGGACTTACCATATTAAACTATCGATATTTCAACGACCTTCCAATTCAGAGTATCTGGGAGAACTCTACGTCGATAGGGATTATCGAGAAAACGAGCGGAATGGCGAGGCATGTCAGTTTACGCTGGGCACCCGAGCGCATGCACATCGATACATACAACAATTTACCGAAATATTCACCGAAGAAGGAAGAAAGTCAGTCAAAATTACTCATCTCGTACCAGGGCAAATGCCAAAGGTGCTGCATACTGCTGGCATGCGAGAGCAAAGCgtccaacaacaacagcagcaacagcaacaacaacagcagcagcagcaccagcaaATTCAGCAACAACAAGCAattcaacagcaacagcaggcTCACATACAACAGCAAGCTCATATTCAGCAGCAAATTTCCCAAATTCAGCAGCAGCTTCAGTCTCATCCTACGCATGCTCTGATGCGATTGCAAGCCACCAACCCGACACTGGTGTCTCAGATAGCATCTGCAGGTGGTAATATAACGATCAATGCTACAAATCCCAGTACGCTTCCAGgtaatcagcagcagcagcaacaacaaacaCAGGTTATTCAGCAACAGCATCCGCAAATCATTACCGCTGGTCCGTCCACTAACATAATCACAATCGGAGGGGCAACGCTTCAGCAGCATCCACAACAACAGCAAATTCACATACAGCAGCAACAGCTGCCAAACCAACATCAGCAGCAATTGCAGCAAATATTCACCACCTGTGATACTTCTACCAACTCTgcccaacagcagcagcagcagcaatcaATTGGCACTACAGTCACTCTGCAGCAATCACAgacgcagcaacaacaacagcagcagcaggtgCAACAAATCCACGCTCAATCGCATCAACCGCAACAGCAAACATTAAGTCTCAGTAACGGTTCACTTCTGCTAGTTCAGCCAACAGGTCAAATATCTAACTTGACGGCGACTTCCAACCATCAAACGGGTTCTGCCGGAAACACGACGCAAAGTATTCAAGGTTTTACTTTTACCTCATCTCCCCAAACTGCCACTATAATCAACCAAGGTGTAGCAACCGGTACTACGAGCACTACTGCGAATCGTGTCCCACTGCTCGTAAGGCTTGAAAACAAAGCCTCCCAGCAActacagcaacagcagcaacaacaacagcagcagcagcaacaacagcaacaaactCAGCATGTTCAATCTCAGCAGCAAAATCAAAGCACTACAACCACCATTCATACGAACAATCCGGAAATCAATGCAATTGCCCTTAGTATAATGAATTCTGCCAATCAATTCcgccaacagcagcagcagcaacaacaacaacagcagcagcagcaacaacaacagcaacagcagcaacaacaacaacaacagcatgcAGTAAAGTCAAACTCTAATGCTGCTATAATAAGTTTGCTTAACAGTGCTCCCGCCGCTATGACCAACTCGTCTGTGCTCAGCAGTAGTCTTACGATTCCAGTCGGTAAAGCTGGATCTGATTTACACCAGCAACAAACaaatcaacagcagcagcaacaacaacaacaacagcagcaacagcataCGGTACACCATCATCAGGTGACGGGAACTACGACGATATCTGGCAGCGCAGCTGCAGCTCTATTCAACAGCGTTGGTGGGCGTAAAATTCAAATCCAACAGACGAGCGGTGGTCAACGAATATTGAACCACGCCAATCTAATCGCGGTTAGCAGTAATCCCTCCAACGGCGGAATGGGACAAACGCAGCTGATTAACATCCAATCGGCGCCCTCGGCTTCAGCAGGTGGAGGTGACCAACAGCAGGCGCAAccacaacagcaacagcaaatcCAGCAACAGGTTCAACCTTCCAGTATCCGAGTTACAATGTCCGCACTGGCGTCACAGTTGGCCTCACCGCCAGCTATTCTTACTACTTCAAATTTACCGCAAAGTTTCAACGTTGTAGCAGCCACTGGTAATGCTTCCGCACAGAGTTTCAACAACGCAAATAACAACGCTACCAGCAAATTAATCATCAATAGTACAAACCAGCGAATACtgaacatcaacacaaacagcGCTAACAATTCTTCAGCAGCTGCGGCTGTTGCTGCCGCGCTAGGAGGTGCTATTAGGCGTGTCAACAGTGCCGGCAGTGATGGTAGTGGGAGTATTCAGTTGCAAATTCAGGGCGCAGATGGTATTCGTCGAATAACAACTGGTAGTGGTGGTGGAAACGATATTCAGCTTCAAATCCAAGGAATTTCGTCACCTGGTTCAGATCATTCGAATGCTTCCTCTTCGGCGTCCATGAATACTGCTGCTAGTGGGACTTTGACTGGAAGCGGATCGGCAACAACAGCGACCGGTTCGACTGGTAACATTATATTTAACAACATGTCTGGCCTAAGCGCTCTGCTGGCAACAACCACCTCACCCTCTCCTCAGCAAACGGCTGCTAATGCTGCCGCTGTCGCTACGGTGGACAACAGTTCGACACTCACCTCCAATCTAGGCAGTAACAGTAGCAGTAgcaacaatagtaataataattcaGCATTAATCGAAAGACTGACTTCATCTAGTAATATAAACCTAACCAATAACCTATCAACTGCGAGCCCTGGGCTGCAGTTTACGATACCATCGCCGAAGACGCCCCAGCAACAGCaatctcagcagcagcacttgcAAATACAGTCACCATCATCTTCGATATCGCCACTTTCTAGTCCTCCGCCGTCGGTGACACTTCACccgcaacagcagcagcaacaacaacaacagcagcaaatTCAGACGCAGCAAACagttcagcagcagcagcaacaacatcaGCAGGTACAGCATCACCATCAGCCCCAGCAAACGACCGTCAACCTGCAGGGACTAAACTTTGCTAGCCTGCATGGTGCAATGGCGTCGATCCCGGGGCTGCAGAACGTTCAA GTTCAAATACCAGGTTTAGCGCAGCCAATTTCGTTGTCCCTCTCTTCCGCCCCATCGGCTAGTGCAACAAGTGTTTTGAATGCATCCAACAATAACTCCGCTAGTGGCGCTGCCGGTCACCATCAGACCACCAGTCTGTTGGTGTCTGTTCCAGTATCCAGTGCTGGTGGAAACAACGCTGCCCAGTTGAGTGCACTGAACGCGGCTGCTGGAAACACGGGAGTGGCGGGTTCCACCGGAGGTACCACGGTCGGTGGAACCAATATTCTTAGTGCAAACTCCCAAGGCACGACCCAAACGGTGGTGCTTGCCAACCCACAAACCAGCGGTGGGGGATCTAGTCTGCTCTCTTTGCCCATTG CTCAAATTGTCACCTCCGGTATGAAAGGTCTGAACCAGCAAAGCTTACGGGCTGGAACGCCTCTTACAGTCAATGCTGGTCAACCAGGACAGCAGATACAACTGCTCAACATTAGTCAACGGCCACGTAGTGGCCAACTTCCAGTCGTGACATCCGTCAGTACGCCAATCACCGCCAAACAGATTGCAGCTCGTGTTGCGCAACAGAGAGCTATGCCCGGTTCGACGCTAAAAATAGCAACACCTATTTCAG CCTCACATCACGCTCAACAGTTGGGCCAAACGCTAAATGTGACAACCAGTGCTGCTCCGAACCAGCTGGTCATGACTACTAAACAACTTCAGCTGAAACTTCAACAACAGCATCTCCAACAGCAGCAACATCATCAACAGGTTCAACCGCCGCAGATAATAGCCACTTCCAATCAACCCGCCACAACACAGATTCACATACAACAGCATCAGCAGCTCGCGCAGGCTCAACAACACctgcaacagcaacagcagcagcaacaacagacGCAGCAAATTAGTATAATAAATAGCAGCGTTGTTTCACCGCTTCCTCTGCCTACTATTACACCACCACCGCCGCCGGCTCCACAATCTACCGCGCACCATCAGAGTGTGGTCAATGCATTAGCAGGTAAAAACCGACGGAGATCCGCGGCCGACATGAATAAGTAA